The Clostridia bacterium DNA segment TCGTGACATGCCCTTAAAAGAATTTGCCCAATACTTCGACCGAGATCCGGTCCGATACCTTCGCCGAATCAGCCGCTCACTGCGTTATCGGTGGCCTCTGTCTGTGCTGTGCCGTCCGGCGTCTTCACGTTTGCAGCACGACTCCGTGGAGGGTTATCAATGAAAGACGGCAGGCAGATCCAAGTGTTCGTGCTGATTGACGCCCTGGGGTGGACTTACCTGAAAGATCGCGACTTCCTTCAGGATGTACTGCCATACCGCACGCCGCTGCGCACGGTGCTCGGCTTCAGTTCGGGAGCGATCCCTACGATCCTCACGGGAGTGCCGCCGGCCGAGAACGGGCATTGGAACCTTTTCTATTATGACCCCAACGGATCGCCATTCTGGTGGCTGAAGTACTTCAGCTTTTTGCCGGATGCCATCCTGGATCATCGCGTCCCTCGCAAGATTCTGAAAGAGCTAGGTCGGCGCGTGCTTGGACTTGGCAAGAGCTTCGAGGTTTGCGTCAATCCGCATCTGCTCCGCTGGTTTAACTGGGTTGAGAAGAAGAACATTTACGCCCAAGGCGGCATCACCGGCGCGCCCTCCATCTTCGACCAACTTGCGGCGAAGGACATTCCTCATCGCATTTACAGCTATCACGACTTGCGGGACGAACAGATATTCCAAACTGCGAAGCGAGACCTCGTTACGGGCGCAGCCGATTTCTATTTCGTTTATCTCTGCGAGATGGACGAATTCCTGCATCACCACTGCGAACACCCGGATCAACTCGAGGAACGCCTGGCGTGGTACGACGCGCAACTGCGCGAACTTTTCGCCGTCGCTCGTAGTCTAGACCCCGATGCTACGCTGGCAGTCTTCTCCGACCATGGCATGACGCCGGTTCGCGAACACTACGATTTGATTCGCGACATCAATGCTCTCGGCCTTCAGATGCCGAAGGACTATCTCGCCGTTTACGACTCAACCATGGCGCGTTTCTGGTTCTTCAACGACCGCGCACGAGAAGCGGTGACTGGCTTACTGGACAAGACGGCGTGCGGCCGCATCGTCTCCGATCGTGAACAGCAGCAACTGGGCATCTTCTTCCCTGATCGTCGTTTCGGCGAATCCATCTTTCTCATGAATCCCGGGATGATGCTGGCGCACAGCGACTTCAACGGTCCCCGCTGGATGCCGACCGGCATGCATGGCTATCACCCCGACGACGCTTATTCGGATGCGAGCTTCCTCAGCAATCGGCAGCCATCCTTCCCTATGTCGACGATTGCCGATATCTATCCGCTGATGCGTACGGCGCTTGAGGAATAACCATGAGCCAGCGCATCTCGGTTCTCCAGTACACAAACACAATTGTTCGCGGCGGAGTGGAAGAGCACATCCTGGTGCTCCTCCGTGGATTGAACAGGGACATGTTCAAGCTCTCATTCGCGTGTCCGCCCGAACTGGCGTCGCAGATGCGAGCGGACGTTCCTCGCGATGTCGATTTCATAGAGATTCCGATATTCCGATTCTGGCGTCTCGGCGAAGCTCGCCAATTCGCAACGCTCCTACGCAGCCGAGGAGTGCAGTTGTTGCACTCGCATATGTTTCAGAGCAGCCGCATGGCTTCGCCCATCGCTTCGTTCGCCGGGGTCCCAGCCATTATCGAAACGCCGCACGTCCGCGAGAGCTGGCGCAACCGCTGGCCGAGATCGAGCTATCTGCCGGACCGGATGCTGGCGCGTTGCGTCGATCGCTTTATTGCCATCTCCTACGCCAACGCGAAATACCTGGTCGCGGAAAAAGGTCTGCCCGGAGACAAAATCCGGGTCGTACAGAACAGTTGTGACCTCAAGCGATTCTCTGCGCCTCTTGCGGCGAATCCGCAGCTAAGGCACAGCGTCGGAGCCAGTGAATCCGATCCTTTGGTCCTTGTCGTCGCCCGTTTGGAACCGCAAAAAGGTCATCGCGTTTTACTCGAGTCGCTGCCGCAGGTCGTGCGCGAATGGCCGTCCCTGAAAGTGGTTTGCATCGGCGATGGCATCCTGCGACAGGAACTACTGCAACGTGCGGATGCGCTCGGCGTGACAAAGAACATCTCCTTCCTCGGCTTCCAGGCGAATGTTCCCGAATGGCTCGCGACCGCTGATTTCTGCGTGTTGCCTTCCTTTTACGAAGGATTGCCACTCGTAGCGCTGGAGTGCCTCGCCGCCGGGCGCGCAATGTTGGCCACCGCCGTGGATGGCACGCCGGAGGTGATTCAACACGAAGTAACCGGCTTGCTCGTCCCCCCTGGAGATTCAGCCGCGCTGGCGCGACAGATGTTGCGGCTAATTGCAGACCCCGAACTTCGTAAACGGTTGGGCGCAACGGGCCGGCAATTTGTGTTTCGGCAGTTCCGGGAAGAGCGACAGATCAAAGAGACCGAGCAGGTTTATTACGAGCTCTGCAAAGCGAAATTGCCTCAGAGCCTCTGTCCTGCCCCCCCGGCCGAGTTCTCGGAACCGAGCCGCGATGAGGCCACATCAATCGCATGACGAGCCAATCCATTCCGAATGCTACCGACACGGCCACCCCGCAGTCGCTCAGTGCCATGGTAGGCGCGATTGCCGCGACCTGTTGCCGGGAACGTCTGCGGGGCCTCCGCTCCGTTCTGATGATTGGAAGCATGGGACGCGGCGAAGCCACTTGGGAGCGCATGAGCCACGGATGGCGCGTACTGGGTGACGCCGAGTTCGTCGCCGTGACCGACAAGTCCCGACATAGACCAGGCGAAATTTCCAAATTGTGCTCCGCCATTTCGACCGCGCTCGAGGGCGTTGGCATCGCCTGCGTGGTGGACGTCAGCGTAGTAGACACAAATTGGTTACGGCGGCTTCCGAAAACAATCTTCACCTTGGAAATCCGCAATGCCAGCAGCGTCGTTTATGGCAGCACGATAGTGCTTCATGAGATAACTCGGTTCAGGGCGTCTGAGATTGACCATGAGGACGCATGGAGGCTGCTGTGCAACCGACTGGTTGAGTGGCTTGAACCTCCGGTAAACAGCGATCAGCGCAGCTATCGTGCCGTCAAACTCGTCCTCGACTGCGCAACCTCACTGCTGCTCCTGCATGGAGGCTATGAGCCCACCTACGCTGCGCGAGCGCCACAATTAAAGTTTCTAGCCGAAAACGACTCTCGCGAGTGGCCTCTGCCGAAGGACGTCTTTATTGACCTGGTCACACGCTGCACAGACTTCAAACTTGGGCGCGGTGCAAAACCCGGCAGCGCCGAACTAAGTAATGCCCCGAGCTTTGCATGTGCCATCGCTCGGCAGGCCGAACGAACCATGAGTCGCGACACCCGCTTCGCTCCAAGACTGCGCGGCTGGGCTTTTGTAGCGCGAGCATCCGGAGGCTTGCGTAGCTGGCGGCATTGGCTCAGGTGGGGGCGAATGTTCGTATCCGGCACTCCGCGAGTGCTGGTGTACTCGGCTGCGATGGATCTAATTGCCGCCATGAACGATGGCCGGTGCGACGAAGCAGAAATGCGGTTGATTGCGAAGAAACTGCCGGTGCGGAGTACAAACGCGCTAAGCATTGAAAACCTCTCGCACGATATCGCGTGGAATTACCACAACTTCATCGAAAAGACGCGGGCATAGTTCATGAACACGAGTGACAACAACAGAAGGTCCGCTACGACGCAACCGCTCGTGAGCGTCATTATCCTTAATTACAAACGGCTGGACGCGCTCGCGCAGTGCCTCGACACAGCCGTCGCGCAGGACTACCCAAATTACGAAATCATCGTCGTCGATAATCACTCGGAAGAAGACGTGCGCTCTCTTGTTGAAGCCAAGGGGCGCAACATCCGTCTCGTAGAACTTCCGCAGAACCTCGGAACATGCGGCGGTCGGAATGCCGGCATCAACGTCGCCCGGGGCGAGATCATCGTCACCATCGACAATGATGTCAACTTCATCACGCCGCACGAATTGACGAATATCGTGCGGGTTTTCGCAGACCATCCAGAATTCCACGTGCTGACATTTCGCATTTGCGACATGCAGGGCCGACTGAGGCTGCGCGAATGGTGCCATCCCAGATACTGGAAAGACTTCTCGGAAAAGGAATTCGAAACCACGTTCCTTCCAGAGGGTGCCTCGGCTTATCGCCGGGAGGTATTCGAGCGCGCGGGCCTCTACTTCCAGCCGTTCTTCATCGGCCACGAGGGCGGAGACCTGGCACTGCGAATCATGGACCACGGCCTTCGCATTCTCTACGCGCCGTCCGTTCGCGTAGGACATCTCGCGTCGGAAGAAACTCGCAGTTCCAGCCGGACGATCCACCTTTACACGCGCAACTACATCTGGCTCGCGTACAAGGACTACCCGCTCCTCAGTGCCCTGCGGTTTGTTCTGCCAAAGCTTGCCATGATGCTCTACCACGCATTTCGTGCTTCGCACCTGCCGGAGTACTTTCGCGGAATATGGGACGGGCTTACCGGCTTGGCGGACATTCACGGCGACCGCACGCCCATCAGCAAGGCGACTTTACGGTACGTCAACGGCCTGGAGAAAACACGGCCGAGCTTGCGCGTCCGGCTTGAGCGGCATCGCGCGCAACCACAGATTTGAACTGGTGACCTGAATGCTTTTGTTCTACCTCCTTATTTTGCTGATGGCCGTCGTGAGGCATCCGTGGCTCTCGCCGCTGCTCGGCGAAGACACGATGTTTAAGTATCTGGGAGCAGTCTGCGCCGTTTATGCCGGGATTTACGTCTTCCGGCGGCGTACGGTCCCTCCCATTTTCCGCACCTGGCAAATGCGGATATTTCTTGTTCTGTATGCCTGTGCTCTCGACTCTTACTTCACGCTCGGACTGACGCACTATCCGGCTCTAAGCTACTCCTCCATGGCGGTTCTGCTGCTGGTCACGATGACCATTGTCGATACCGAATCGCGATTGCGCGGAACCCTGATCGCAGTGGTCGCGTCCTTAGCGTTTGCGTCGCTCTACGTCATAAGGGAGTGGCAGGTCTATCACACCATGTACGAGGGTATGCGAGCCGCCGGAATCACAGGAGATTCGAACTACTTTTCGGCGTCGGCCCTGGTTTCAATTGCAGTCGCCTACTACCTGACGTCCAGGCAGGAGAGCAAGTTCGTACGGCTATTCGCCTTCGGGTCTCTCATCATTATCATGGTCGCAATCATGCTGGCAGCGTCTCGTGGTGGCTTGATCGGCCTAGCTGTCGCGGCAGCGCTCATCGCCGTCCGCTCACGTCATCGGATACTCGCATCCATTGCGATGCCACTATTCTTGGCGGCATTCCTGTTCCTCGCGCCTAACTCGCCCCTCGATCGATTTCTTCACCCCGGCTACGGCGATGATTTGGCTGTACAGGCTCGTAAGCTGGCGTGGACAGCCGGAATGCGCATGATTGACACTCACCCATTGTTCGGCGTGGGGCTCGGCAACTTCAAGCCAATGATGTCCCAGTACAGCGATCCAGGTGTCACCATCACCGAAATCGCACACAACACTTATATCGAGATTGCCGCTGAATTGGGAATCCCAGCGCTGTTGCTGTTTTTAGCTCTTGTGGCCGCAACGTTTCTGTCGCTGCAAAAAGCGAGACGCCAGGCGCTGGAACTGGAGATGGATCTGGTATATAGGGCAGCCGGAGCTATGCAGGCAGGATTACTGGGGTTTGCTGTGGCAGCGGTCGTGCTGTCCGCCGAATACCAGAAATTGTTCTGGCTTGTGCTGGGAATTTCAATGGCGCTCCCGCAGATCATCGACGCACGCCTCAGGATGGTGGCAGAAAATCAGGGCGAGTTGCCGGCACAGGATGCAGTAGGCACTGGGGTCTTACGATGATCGAACCAGCGATCGAACCGGCGACGAAACCAATCCAGCAGCCGTCTCCCCAAGCTCCCGGCCTTGGTCGAAAACTAGTCGCCAGCACGTTTACGAATTTCGCTGGCCAACTGGTATTGATGGCAGCCACTTTCCTGTGGACGCCGTACATCGTCCGCAACTTCGGTGATGCGCTATACGGTGTCTTCGTACTGTTGATGACGTACGTTGCCGTATTCACGCTGCTGGAATTAGGAATCAATTCCAGCCTTGTGAAACATCTCGCGGAGACTATCCCGCAAAAGCGTTTAGAGGACGTGAACAGTTATCTCGGGACCGCGATGGCGTTATTTTCCGGTACCGCGGTCGTCGTTGCACTGATTAGTGCAATCGGAGCGCCTTACATCGTAAGGCTCGCCCTCAATGTTCCCTCGCAATATTTCGAAGTCGCGGTGCTTGGAGTTCGAATCGCCAGCGTGGCGTTTGCGCTGCAGTTCATCTCCCAGGGCTTCGCCTCTGTGCCCATCGCTACGCATCGCTTTGACGTAATGAACGGCATCCAGGTCGGCACCGAAATTCTGCGGATGGCACTAACTGCCGCGGCGGTGTTCGCCGGGTATCGTCTTACGGCAGTCATGTTGATAACCCTGCTGACGAGTTCGCTGCGCCTGTTGGCGTTCGCCATCGCAGCAAGCAAGCTGGTTCCAGGAATCTCCCTGCGCCCCCGATTCTCCACAAAGCACTTGTCCCACATCCTGCATTTTTCGAAATACATATTTATCAGCAAAGTCAGCTCCACGGCCGTCTGGAGTGCGGACAAGCTTTTCATCGGCCACTTCCTGCCGATTCAGTTCGTCGCGTTTTACTCGATCCCATTCCAGTTGAGCCAGAGAGTATGGGCCCTTGCCGGAAATGTGACGACCGTTGTCTTTCCTGCTGCCAGCGAACTTTCAATGGAAGCGAGCAAGGCCCGCCTTCATAACCTCTATCTGCGCAGCAACAAGATGGTGACCGCAATTCTGATGGCGCCGGCTCTCCTGTTGTTTGTCTTCAGCTCCCAGATTCTGACTTACTGGATCAATCCGCTATTCGCGGAACGCGGCGCGTGGCCGCTCAGGCTGCTTGCGCTTGGATTCATGTTGAATGGACTTACCGTTGTTCCAGCCCTGGTTGCCGCTGCCGTGAACCGGCCTAACATTCAGGCTGCTTTCGCCGTAGCAAACTCCACCGCAAACATCGCGCTCTTTCTCATGCTGATTCCCAGATACGGCACCACGGGTGCCGCTGCGGCTTTCTTCATTACGCAGGCCGTGCAGTGGCCCTGGTATATGCACACGGTCAACCGCCTCATCGGAATGAACAGCAGCATCCTGCTGAAGAAAGTTTACGGACGCATAGCAATCCCTTCGATCTGCACCTTCGTTCTCGCGTTCGCGCTCAGATCGATGGTACATTCCCTGCTTTCACTCTTAGTCTGCCTTACCGCAATTGTCCTTGCGAATCTCGTCCTCCTTTTCTTCTTTGCCCTGGATGGCGACGAACGAGGCACATGTTTTCAGGTCGCGAACTCATGGATACCGTGCCGCGCGCGCGAGTTATTTTCAACCGGCGGAGGAGCCTAGGTGCCGCGTATCTCGTTCACAGCTATTATCCCCACCAAGAATCGCGCGCACGATTTGACTCTTGCGGTCCGCAGTCTGCTGCAGCAGTCTGTTCTTCCCGCCGAGGTGCTCATCGTTGACCAGAGCCCCGACGACCAAAGTCGAATCTGTGTCGAGCAGGAGTTTGCCTCTGCGCTCGCGCAAGTTGACAACGTAAAGCTCACTTATATTCACGACATCGAAATCACGGGTGGAGCGACAGCGCGCAACAGGGCGATGCAGGTCGCGAGCGGAGATATCTGGCTTTTCCTTGACGATGACGTGGTACTCGAACCCGACTTCATCGAGCAATTGATGAACGCCTATGCGCGCTATCCAGAAGCCACAGGCGTCTCCGGCGTAGTCACGAATTATCCCAAACCGCCGTTGTTTTTCCGCGTCTGGAACACGCTTTTCGTGCGTGGACCATTTCACGACGATCGCCAACCTATCTACTGGCACGCGGAACAACTGCGTCACAGCGACCCCATCCCTGTAACCCGATTCGGCGGCGGATTGATGAGTTTTCGGGCAGAAACAATCCGGAACTGTATCTTCGATCCCAACCTGACGGGCGTCTCAGATGGCGAGGATGTGCAGTTCTGTAGCCGTCTTCCCGAGGGGTCTGTGCTCCTGATAGCACCCCGAGCTCGTCTCGTTCATAATTGCAGCCCCATTGGCCGGGACCGGGATCACTGGCTACGAAGAGAGGCCCGCTCAACGCATTATCTGTTCTGGAGCGTGTGGGACCACGGCATCTATAACCGTATCTGCCTTGCGTGGCTGACCGTTGGCTATGTATCTCTAAGCTTTATCGGGGCGCTTCGGAGGGGTTCCCTGGAGCCGTGGCGTGCATTCCGGGCGGGTGTGAAGGACGCAAAATCGGTCTTCATGCGGGAGATGCAGTAGGTTCTCGATAGTTCACGATTGTGATGGCAATTGCTTCGTGCTTACGGCTGCATCCATTGCGTGTTCGCCTGCTTGACCGGCGTCAAAAAGTCACCATAGCAGAACTGCGAAGTTTTCACGCCAACGTTCTTCCAAACCACAGAGCCGTCGCCAGCAAACGCGCCTTCTCTCGGAGGCCAGGGCGGCTGTGAATCCCCGGAGACACCGGGTCTGACCACTTCGTACGTATACCGCGTCCCCGCAACATCTACCTGGATTCTCGATCCTCCTCTTGGTGTAGAGTCCGGGACTGAATAAGCGTGGTTCGGCTGCCAGCCTGGGATAGATTCTTCGGCGTATGTCACGACTCCTAAGCTAGTCCTGTGAGATCCCTGGCAGGCCTCCACTCCGTCGTATGCGTTGTCATGCAGAGAAACGACACCCCAGTTCCCTTCCACCCAGTTGTCGTGGAACTCCCACCAGCGAATACCGATAATCGTTCGCGTGTCATAGACCGTGTTCCTGGTATTGACGAACACGTTCATGGAATCTGCGTAGAACCTGCCGCGCTCCTCCTGCGTGTTACAGGGATTACAATGCGTGTCCGCAGCGTTCGCATACCTCCACATCGCCGAATCGGCGGTGGACTTGGCACCGTGCCAAAGAATGATGGGCTTGTCGCCTGCATGTGTGGCTACGTAATTGAGCTCGGACTGAAGTCGGCGGTAATCGGGCTGCCATGTGAGCACATCGACGTACGTTGCGGCCGCCTGTAAAACATTGCTGTTCCCGACGCCACCCCAGGTTCCCAGCACTCCGGGTCCGAAATACAAACTGTGCGGTGAGTAATGCTTGATTCGCTCGCGGGTCACCGAAAAGTATTGTGTTGCAAGCTCTCTGAGGAACGCGTTCATATCGTTATTGAACGCGACGTTTGAGCCAAGATGAACTTTGTCGGTCGGAATCCACGCATGTCGACCGTCCTCGTCCATCAGCCCTGCGCCATAACCCCAACCATCGCGGACGTAATCAATGGTGATCGCGGCACCGCTCACGGGCGCTCGGTTGAAGGTGATTGTGAGCACACCCTTCGCATAGTCAATGTCTCCAGCCGATACTGTCACTTCGGCCCCGGCCCTCAGACCAGTAAATCCGCCGTGGCCTGTCGCAGCAGCTGTGCACAACCATCTCGGACAATCGCCCCCGACTTTGATGCCAGACACTTTCATCGCCACGCTGAGCGGCGAGATATTCCTATTGGATAATGTCTTTGTAAATGTGGCAGTCGAGCCGTCTCCAACGCCGAGCGGTTCAGCGATGGTTTGCATTCCCGTGGAGTCCCACTGGGCGTAGTTACTGCCCCATGCAGAGTTTAGGGCCGCAAGACTTGGATAGCGTTTTTGAAGGAAAGCCTTCAATTGGGTCTTAGTGGCGACTTCCTGATTCGCATACACCTGGGGCGTTCTTACCATCGCTCGTCCCGGATTTGCATTCTGCACAGGTGAGGACACGAGCGTCATCAATGCCTGGTGCCGCTGGTTGTGGCCCGGAGGATTTGTCGCCATCTCCGGTCCCGCACCACACAAACCGAAGAGCGCATCGCATTCGTCGGACACCCATCCGACTACCCAAGGCGAGTTCTGCGCCGGTTTTAAGCTGGCATCATTCCGCAATGCGCCGTCGAGCCATGCGTAGAAGTTGGGATCCCAGATGTCGGGGAAAGTCGAGTTATGACCTTTACCGTAATACGCAACGTTAACGCCGGACTGCACGTCCTTGACCGCGCCCGCTGCATAACCGCCAGAGTTGTAAAGCGAATACATCGAAGGCTGAACCATGACGACCATTGGCACAGGATAAGGCTGCTTGCCACCAGCTTTCTCCCATCCACCTGGGCAACTCGGAGGCCAGCCACAGGTCGTTATGGGCAGTACCCACTTGACGGAGAATTCCGCGACGGAGTTAAAGCCCCACGACTTCAGTCGCCGCACCGTCTCCGGTCCCCATATCGTGTTGCTGTTGCCGTATTTCGCCCTAACAACGGCGTCGTACGTGGTGCCCAGGTCGGTCTTGTGCGAGTCTGGCGTCACGTTATACATGGCGATCATCCACCACACGTGACCTTCCGGGGTGCAAAACCACCAGCGATCTTGAAGCTTTTGTGTGTGAAACCACCCTGTCGCAGTACAAGGTTTCGACTTCAGTCCGCCAAATTGGTCGAGCCTCTGGGACATCGCAAGCGAGGGCGTCAGGCAGATCACCAGGCAGAAGAGGGCGGATGTCCACTTGTTCATGATGTTCGTTGAATCCTACAACGGAGCGCAGGTCCTCAACGCAAAAAAAGCGGCCATTATCAGTGGCCGCTTGCTGAGTCCAAATCGAGACGACTACTGCAATTGCCTCCACAGAGCGTTAGCTTTCTTCACCTGCGTGAGCATATCGCCATAGCAGGTTGAGGAAGTCTTCAGCCCTACGTTCTTCCACGTAACCGTGCCATCCGTGACTGTGGCTCCTTCGACCGTGGGCCATGCCGGCTGAACGGTGCCGGATGTTCCCGAGACAGATGCCTGATATAGATAACGCTTCCCGTCGCTTACTACAGCCTGAATGCGATTTCCTTTTACACCTGACGAAGGAACACCGGAGGCAACCTTGTATATCGTCGCCGCTTGCCAGCTCGGGACGTTCTCTTCCGCGAAGGTTTTATATCCGAACGCATCTGTTGTGGAAACGCTGCAGTTCTCCACGCCATCGTAGGCATTATCTTGCAGCGAGACGAGTCCCCAGTTCCCTTCCAGCCAGTTGTCATGGAATTCCCACCAGCGAATGCCTATGACCGTGCGCGAATCGAACGACGTATTCTTCGTGGCCAGGAACGTGGACATGGAATCGAAGTAGAACTTGCCACGCTCCTCCTGCGTGTTGCAGGGATTGCATTCGGTATCGGTTGGGTTCGTGTAGCGCCACAACGCGGAGTCGGCGGTGGACTTCGCGCCATGCCAGAGAATCACCGGTTTATCGCCAAGATGGGTGGCAACGTACTCGACCTCTGCCGACAACCGCGCGTAGTCTGGCTGCCATGTAAGCACGTCAACATAGGATGCCGCAGCCTCAAGGACATTCTTATTGGCCACGCCGCCCCACGTTCCCATTACGCCGGGGCCAAGGTAAAGGTTATTTGGCGCGTAGTGCTTGATGCGCTCGCTCGTGACCGAGAAGTAAGTATCTGCCAAGGCCTTGAGAAACGCGTCCATATCCGCGTTGAAGGACGTATTCGTACCGAGGTAAACCTTGTCAGTGGGGATCCACGAGTGGCGGCCATCCTCATCCATAAGACCGCTGCCATAGCCCCATCCGTCGCGAACGTAATCAACGGAGATAATTTCGCCGTTAGCAGGTGCAGTCGCAAAGCTCACGGTGATTGCGCCATTGGAATAGTTGATATCTCCGCCGGCAATAGCATTTGGCTGGGTTGAAGTTGGACCGGTAAACAGTCCGTGTCCGGTCGTCGCCGCACCACATAACCACTTCGGACAATCGCCGCCTACCTTTGTTCCCGACACTCTTACCCCGACACTTAGCGCAGCAATATTGATGTTTGCTAATGTCTTGGTGAAGGTTTTCGTGACTCCGTCACCTTTGCCGAGAATCTCGCCGTTCACTTGCGTTCCCGTTGAATCCCATTGGGAGTAGTTGCTGCTCCATGCATTGTTCAAGGCAGCGATGCTGGAATAACGACCTTGCAGGAACAGCTTGAGTTGGGTTTTGCTAAAGACGTCCTGCTCGGCGTAAACCTGTGGAGACGACACCATTGCCCGTCCCGGATTGGCGTTCTGCACGGGCGAGGTCACCAACGTCATGAGCCCCTGGTGCCTCTGATTGTGACCTTGCGGGATGGTGGCCATGTCCGGCCCGGCCCCACAAAGACCAAACAGTGAATCGCACTCGTCGGAAATCCAACCAACCACCCACGGTGAATTCTGCGCCGCCTTGATGCTCGAATTGTTCTGCAGTTCCCCATCCAGCCATGCGTAGTAATTCGTGTCCCAAATGTCGGGAAATGTGGAATTCCAACCCGCGCCGTAATAGCTCGGCGTTATGCCGGACTGAATGTCCTTCACCGGACCAGGAGCATAGTTTCTGGAGTTGAATAGAGAGTACATAGATGGCTGAACCATCGTCAGCATCGGAACCGGAGCAGGCTGTTTGCCTCCATTCTCACCCCATCCGCCTGGGCAACTCGGCGCCCAACCGCACGTCTGGATCGGAGTCACCCAACTAACCGAAAACTCCGCCACCGAATTGAAGCCCCACGACTTCAGACGCCGGACTGTCTGCGGACCCCAGATCGTGTCCTTGTTGCCATACTTCGCGGTGACGACAGCATCGTAAGACGTCCCTAGATCCGTTGTATGCGAGTCTCCAGCCACGTGGTACATCGCAACCATCCACCAGATGTGCCCTTCCGGAGTGCAGAACCACCACTTTCCATTGATCTGCTCTGTGTGGAAGAATCCCGTCGCGTTGCAACTACTGGACATTAAGCCACCGTACTGATCCAGCATGTCGCTGGAGATTAAGATGGAGAGAGTTTTCGACGCCGTCTGGCTGTTTGCATCTGCAACCTGAACAGTGAACGTAGATGTGCCGCCTATGGTTGGCGTACCGCTCAGACTGCCCGATGTGGCTGCCAAAGTTACCGATCCCGGCAGGCTTCCGCTTACCACTTTCCATGTGTACGGCTCGGTTCCGCCCATTGCAGCGAGCGAAGCTGCATAGGGTTGCCCCAAGGTGCCGCTCGATACCGAGTTCGTTGTGATCGCCAGCGACTGCAAGGTCGTCGTCGATACTTGAATTGCAAAATTCGCTGTAGTTTTCTGCGATACCGAGTCTGTCAGTTGAGCCGTAAACGAATAGCTCCCCGCAACAGTCGGCGTGCCCTTGATCGCCCCATCCGGACCAAGGCTCAATCCTGCGGGCAAACTACCTGCAGCCAGGCTCCAGGCATAGGGAAGCTGGCCGCCTGTGCCAGACAGCGTCGCAGAATACGCTGTGCCGATTTTCGCGTCGGGGAAACTCACCGTCTCTATCGCCAGGGGTGCAACCGACTGCGTTACCGCTAGCGAGTAAGTTGCCGATGTGCTCTGTGCGGGAGACGTCGTGTCCGTCGCCATCACAACGAATGAGGAGCTACCCGCAGCCGTAGGTGTGCCGGAAATCGTTCCATTTGAGCCCAGGGAGAGACCAGCCGGAAGCGTTCCG contains these protein-coding regions:
- a CDS encoding glycosyltransferase family 2 protein codes for the protein MPRISFTAIIPTKNRAHDLTLAVRSLLQQSVLPAEVLIVDQSPDDQSRICVEQEFASALAQVDNVKLTYIHDIEITGGATARNRAMQVASGDIWLFLDDDVVLEPDFIEQLMNAYARYPEATGVSGVVTNYPKPPLFFRVWNTLFVRGPFHDDRQPIYWHAEQLRHSDPIPVTRFGGGLMSFRAETIRNCIFDPNLTGVSDGEDVQFCSRLPEGSVLLIAPRARLVHNCSPIGRDRDHWLRREARSTHYLFWSVWDHGIYNRICLAWLTVGYVSLSFIGALRRGSLEPWRAFRAGVKDAKSVFMREMQ
- a CDS encoding Ig domain-containing protein, with product MVLTYQRRIIVLAIVLALALTGCGGTVAEAASNSKSSTPVIATSTLPSGTQLTTYAAALQAAGGAPPYSWRLNKNSALPSGVSFDSSRGVFEGIPEQTGTFQVGVEVVDSSTRSQSKNFKLTVVQKLKLTGGALGAATANASYSATLSATGGSKPYAYALAGGTLPAGLSLGSNGTISGTPTAAGSSSFVVMATDTTSPAQSTSATYSLAVTQSVAPLAIETVSFPDAKIGTAYSATLSGTGGQLPYAWSLAAGSLPAGLSLGPDGAIKGTPTVAGSYSFTAQLTDSVSQKTTANFAIQVSTTTLQSLAITTNSVSSGTLGQPYAASLAAMGGTEPYTWKVVSGSLPGSVTLAATSGSLSGTPTIGGTSTFTVQVADANSQTASKTLSILISSDMLDQYGGLMSSSCNATGFFHTEQINGKWWFCTPEGHIWWMVAMYHVAGDSHTTDLGTSYDAVVTAKYGNKDTIWGPQTVRRLKSWGFNSVAEFSVSWVTPIQTCGWAPSCPGGWGENGGKQPAPVPMLTMVQPSMYSLFNSRNYAPGPVKDIQSGITPSYYGAGWNSTFPDIWDTNYYAWLDGELQNNSSIKAAQNSPWVVGWISDECDSLFGLCGAGPDMATIPQGHNQRHQGLMTLVTSPVQNANPGRAMVSSPQVYAEQDVFSKTQLKLFLQGRYSSIAALNNAWSSNYSQWDSTGTQVNGEILGKGDGVTKTFTKTLANINIAALSVGVRVSGTKVGGDCPKWLCGAATTGHGLFTGPTSTQPNAIAGGDINYSNGAITVSFATAPANGEIISVDYVRDGWGYGSGLMDEDGRHSWIPTDKVYLGTNTSFNADMDAFLKALADTYFSVTSERIKHYAPNNLYLGPGVMGTWGGVANKNVLEAAASYVDVLTWQPDYARLSAEVEYVATHLGDKPVILWHGAKSTADSALWRYTNPTDTECNPCNTQEERGKFYFDSMSTFLATKNTSFDSRTVIGIRWWEFHDNWLEGNWGLVSLQDNAYDGVENCSVSTTDAFGYKTFAEENVPSWQAATIYKVASGVPSSGVKGNRIQAVVSDGKRYLYQASVSGTSGTVQPAWPTVEGATVTDGTVTWKNVGLKTSSTCYGDMLTQVKKANALWRQLQ